Sequence from the Methanobrevibacter oralis genome:
TATAGTTTTTCTCGAAAAGTTTATACCATATAAATTACAAATTAATATTCATGGTAAAAAATAGCAAAAAAATTGAAGGACATCTTGAATTGGATGAAATTAAAGAGGTTATGAAAGAATATAAAGATTCTTATAACATGTATAGAAAGTTACTTGTTATAAGTATGGTGTATCAGGGTGAAACGATTTCTCAAGCTTCTAATTATGTTCACGCAAGTAGAAAATCTGGGGAACGTTGGGTGAAAAATTATAATGAAAATGGTTTAGAAGGTTTGTATTCAAATTACCATAATTGTGGGCGTAAACCAAAACTAACTAATGAACAATTAGTCGAATTAAAAGAAATTATTACTTCTAGCGAGGAATCATATACTATTGATGATGTTCAAAAACTTATCAAAGAGTTATATGGTGTAAATCATGATTATAAAACTGTTTGGACTATTGTACGTAAAAAATTAGGCTTAAATTATGGAAAACCTTTCATTAAGTATTCTTCACGTCCAAAAGATGCTGAAGAACATCTAAAAAAAACTTAGAAAACATAGATCTGGAAAATGAATTTTTAGTTATTTTGGATGAAACAGCCTGTCAAAATACTCCAAATACTTCAAAAATTCTTTATAAATCCAAAAACAAAAATATAATTCCAAAAATTCCCAATAGAATAAAAATCAACATGATAGGTTATCAATCAATAAATTGCAAACCATATGTTGAAGAAACAAAAAAATCAAATGCATTTACCTTTTTAATATCATTATGCAAATTCCGTATTTTAAACATGGAAAATGAACAAGGACGTAAATTATTATACGAAGCTATAAATCATCCAAATTTATTAGAAAAAAACATTAAAAAAGAATTAAAAAAAGAACTATCTTCAGAATACGAATTAATAAATAAAATCAATAATAAATTATATGATGATAAATCAAAGGAAAAATCATTAAAATCAATTAAAAGAATTTGCAATAAAGAAGATCCCAACAACAAAACAAAAATAGATAACAGAAAAAGAAAAAATATTAAACAAAATCTT
This genomic interval carries:
- a CDS encoding helix-turn-helix domain-containing protein → MVKNSKKIEGHLELDEIKEVMKEYKDSYNMYRKLLVISMVYQGETISQASNYVHASRKSGERWVKNYNENGLEGLYSNYHNCGRKPKLTNEQLVELKEIITSSEESYTIDDVQKLIKELYGVNHDYKTVWTIVRKKLGLNYGKPFIKYSSRPKDAEEHLKKT
- a CDS encoding transposase, with amino-acid sequence MDETACQNTPNTSKILYKSKNKNIIPKIPNRIKINMIGYQSINCKPYVEETKKSNAFTFLISLCKFRILNMENEQGRKLLYEAINHPNLLEKNIKKELKKELSSEYELINKINNKLYDDKSKEKSLKSIKRICNKEDPNNKTKIDNRKRKNIKQNLENPLIKEIISKEKKINIVLDNARIHTAKMIQKAVKILNINLIYLRPYCPDLNPIEDVWRVIKKTIYKTYYTTENQLINLFKDKFYEIIGFKSFYENWLNLYGKNF